TGGAGACGATTTTACAGAGGAATCTATTTATCAAGCAGCCGATACAATTTACAAATTACAGCTAGAATTTAATTACCGGGAAGGTTCTAAGCCCGCTAGTACAGCTGATTATGTATTCCCCTCCCGGTTTTATAACGAAAGCCTAAAATCTTATAACTCATCACACAGCCCTTTAAAACACAGTCCTTTGGATAAAACAAAAATTCAAAGTCTCCTTGATGAATATTATAAATATAGATCTATACCTTAAACTTGCTGGCTTTATTTTCCAAGTCATTAGCAAGCTCTGTTACTTTTCATTAATGCACTTTGAAACAAAAAAAGCCTTCATACCAGTGAAAATGGTTAGAAGGCAAAAATCTCACTTGAAATTTATAGAATCTATTATTTGCATATCGTCTTTAATTTTCTCCTAGATAATCCCACAGTATATCCAGATCACAATACGTTTTTATATTATCTCTAGCAAGCTCCATGCTTTCCTTATTGCCAGGTTTTATCCTGGTTGATACATCATGCAGTTTCTCGACGGTAGTATAGGTGTCATAATGAACCAATATAACTGGTACATTTTTCTCTTCGGCTTGAGATAATACTTTTACGTTTGGATATAGACCACCAGTTAGGATCAATACAGAAGTACTAGTCTCAAGAGCTGTAAGAGCAAGATCACTTCTATCTCCGCCAATTATCAAGGCCTTATTGGTAGAACGCCTCAAATACTTTAATCCGCTTTCTATCGTCATTGTTCCAACAACTATATCTTCTACGCGTTTATCAAGATTATCTTTGCCAACTAACAGTTCTCCACCTAGAACATCCAAACATTCATTAACTGTAGGGGAGGTTAGTTCAGACATAGCAGGTATTATCCCAAGTACATTATACCCTTCTTCTTCCATCTTAACCTTGTGTATTCCTTTTGTTTTCTCATAAGTAGCCAGAGGAGTGTTATTAAATATATTACCTAAAACAGGAATATCCAAAGCTTCCAAGTGTTTATTAAAGAAAAAAGTCTGATCAAAGCTAAAATCATCTTTCAAAACACTTGTAAGTAAAACAGACGCTTCAAATTCAGATGCCAACGAAATACAGTCAAGACCCTGACTAGCAAGGATATATGGTGATGTAGAGCCACCCACAATAAGAACATCAGCATCATCTTCATTTTTGATTCTGTCAAAAGCTTCAAAAACAGCTTTTCTGTAGTCCTCCTTATTTTCTCTGCCCGACAGATACATAGGCCCTACATTAACAGGTACAATGGAACTCAAATCACAAGAAGTTTGAAGCACATCCTTTAACAGCAGTCCATCTTCATCTTCCTTTTGGGTTGGCCAAGGTGAATAACCTATGGGTTTAAAATATTTTACCTTGTATCCTTTTGAACACAAATGCATAGCAAGCCCCAAAGATACAGTGGTTTTACCACTACCAGATGCCCCCATAACATAAAGTTTTTTCAAGACAAACACCTCTCACTATCAAAATTTCAATTCCAAACCATTTTTTTTCTCATAATCTTTTTTCTGACTATCAATCATCCCACTCAACTGTTATCTTGACATCAACAGCTAACACACCTTCTTCGTAAACAAACACTGGATTCAAATCAACCTCAGTTATCTCCGTAAAGTCTTCACAAAGCACAGCTAACCTTCCAATAACATCTTTTACTGCACTAATATCTGATGGAGACGACCCTCTGAAACCTCTAAGCATCTTATAAGCCTTTGTCTCTAATATCATATCCCAAATCTCATCGTCACTCAAACCCTTACTTAGCCTAAATGAAACATCCTCTATCAAGTTTACATAAATTCCACCTAAGCCAAAAGCTATCAAAGGTCCAAAAATCAAGTCTTTGCTCATTCCTACGATTACTTCATTGCCTTCAGGGGCCATTTTTTGTACATCTACACCGTGAAGTGCCAAATCGGGGAAATACTTTTGAACTCTATCCAAAATATCTATAAACCCTTTCTCTACTTCCTCGGCACTTTCAAGACCAACTTTAATACCTCCAAAGTCAGTTTTGTGTTGAATGCTAGGCGAAGCAACCTTCAATACAACGGGATATCCCATCTCTTCTGCTATCTCTACAGCTTCTTTAGAACTTCTGGCAAGCTTAATAGGCGCCGCCGGAATCCCATAAGCATCTACAATAGAAAAAGCCTCACTGCTCAATAGCACCCTTCTATTCTCCTTGAACGCATCATACAGGTTAGCCTTAACGATATCTTTTTTTACATCACTATAACAAAGGGGCTTATCCTTACATTCTTTTTTCTTATAAGAAGCATAAGATACCATTGCACCGATAGCTTTTACAGCTTTCTCAGGAAATGTATAACAGGGGATATCACCTTCATTTAAGATTCGCTCTGCCTCAACAAAAAAATCACCACCCATAAAAGAAGCAAATATAGGCTTATTTTTGTAAATCTGCTGTTTTTCTACTAATAACTGGGAGAGCTTAGATGGCCTTGCAAGTTCTGATGGACCAAGAAGTACGATCAAATTATCTACTCCTTCATCCTGCAAAATTGTGTCTATTGCAAACTCAAACCTATCATAAGTCGCATCACCCAAAACATCAACAGGATTATAGATACCCGCCTCAGAAGGCAGTCCTTCTTGAAGTTTGTCGGTTGTATCCTTACTAAACTTGGCCATCTTTAAGCCCTCTTTTTCTATCCAATCAGTTGTTATTATAGCAGGTCCCCCGGAGTTGGTTATAACAGCCACACTGTCCCCTTTTGGAAGATTATGCTTAGAAAAAGCTTCTGCCAGATCAAATAGTTCTTCTAGGCTGTGAGCTCTAAGGGCACCACTTTGTCTAAAAGCAACATCATAGGACATATCGTTGCCGGCCATAGCACCGGTATGAGATGAAGCAGCCTGAGCTCCTGACTCACTTGCACCAGATTTCAGGATGATCACCGGTTTTTTCTTACTTGTCTTTTTGACAGCGTCAATAAACGCTTCTCCTTCTACAACATCTTCTAGATAACACAGTACGACACTGGTGTTATCGTCCTCTGCCATAGACAAGATAAAGTCAGCTTCGTTCAAATCACTTTTGTTCCCAAGACTAACAAATCTCGAAAAACCAATATTCACATTAAGACTCCAATCCAGGATAAAAACCAAAAGAGCACCACTCTGAGATATAAATGCAACATTACCCTTACTAGGGAAATCCCCTGCAAAAGAAGCATTAATAGGAGTATGTGTATCCATTATCCCTAGGCAGTTCGGTCCAAGAACTTTGATGTCAGTTTCTTTTGTGATTTGGATAAATTCTTTTTCTCTTTCTTTTCCTTCCTTGCCAACCTCTTTAAAGCCAGCAGTAATAACTATAAGGTACTTAACCCCACACTCAACTGCTTCTTTAGCTACCAGGTTAACGGCATTTGAAGCCACAACAATAATAGCAAGTTCCGGCGGGGTTTCTATCTCTTTTAGAGATGAATACGACTTCAAACCCAGAATCTCTTGTTTGCCTGGATTAACTGGATAAACATCCCCCTCAAACCCATAATCCATAATATTCTTTAACACTATGTTTCCTATCTTTCCTTCTTTGTCAGAAGCACCAACCACAGCTACAGAGTTAGGTTTAAAAAAATCTTTAAGAAGTTCCATCACTTTCACCCTTTCAAAATAGCCATTAAAACTATAATCTATCTAATTGATCTACGTTATACATTGCTATTATATGTTTAATTCTAGAAAGATTTGTTATTCCCTTCACAATTTGCGGTAAAGAATATTTCGAAAATTTTCATCCTGTATCTTAAACTAGAAAGAATAAATAAAATACTATAAAATAAAGTGGGATTGAAATCACAATTTTACTGCAAAAGTTTATTCAAATGATTTATAGTGTTAATAATAGATACATCTAAAACTCGAAAGGGGAGAAATAAATACTTTATGAATGACAAAAACTGGTTAGATAAAGACAAAAATCTTATCTGGCATTCTATGTTTAGATACGGATCTGGCAAAGAACCCCTACTGGTAAAAAAAGCAGAAGGCATTAATATAATTGATGAAAAGGATAACCATTATGTTGACGGATTATCAGGTCTTTGGTGCGTAAATATAGGCTACGGAAGAGAAGAAATGGCAAGATGCACCTATGACCAGATGGTAGAAATGTCATATACAGCGCTAACAAACAGTCATCTGCCAGCAGTTGAGCTAGCAGATAAGTTAAATAAGTGGCTTGATGATGAATATGTTTTTTATTTTTCAAATAGTGGCTCAGAAGCCAATGAAACTGCTTTTAAATTAGCAAGACAATATCATCACCAAAATGATAATCCAGGTCGTTACAAATTTATATCTCGCTACAGGGCATATCACGGTAGTTCTTTTGCATCTTTAGCAGCAACAGGACAGTCCCATAGAAAGTACAAATATGAACCGCTAGCCCCTGGTTTTTTGCATATACCTCCGCCTGACTGTTATAGGTGTCCATTTAACAAAGAAAAAGCCAACTGTGAACTAGAATGCGTAAGTGCCCTTGAGCAAACCATTATATATGAGAATAAAAATACTATTGCCGGAGTTATCATGGAACCAGTTATAACTGGTGGTGGTATTTTAGTAACAAGAGATGATTATTTCAAAAAAGTAGAAGAAATCTGTAATGCCCACGGGGTACTTTTTATCGTAGACGAAGTAATTTGCGGTTTTGGCAGGATGGGGAACAGATTTGGGTATATGCAGTACAACGTAAGTCCGGATATTATCACAATGGCAAAAGGAATAACAAGCGCCTACCTACCTCTATCTGTTACAGCTGTTAAGAGAAGTATTTTTGATAAGTTCAAAGAACCGGGAGATTATGAACACTTTCGCCATGTAAATACTTACGGCGGCCACCCTGCTGCTTGTAAAGTTGCAGTCAAAAATATGGAGATCATTGAAGAGGAAAACTTAATAGATAATACTAAAAAAATGGGCAACATACTTGAGAAAAAATTACAAATCCTTCTTAATAATAAAAATGTGGGAGATATTAGATGCAAAGGATTACTAGCAGGTATTGAAATGGTCGAAGACAAAAAGACTAAAAAACCTCTAAAGGAAGAAAAAGTTGGGCAAATTATTGCAGAATGTAAAGACAAAGGTCTAATAATAGGTAAAAATTCAGATACCATTGCCGAATATAATAACATTCTGACATTAGCCCCTCCACTTATTATTTCTGAAAAAGATATTGATTTTATTGTAGATATATTAAGAAATGTTATAAGCTCTCACTTTCCTTCATAAAAGTGAGAGCTTATCTAGTTTGTTGCTATATATGTTGCTATATTTATATTTATGATCTCATCATGTTATCCAACTATATACCCAACCACAGCTAATCCGATAACCAAACTACTAACAACAACTATTCTTATTTTAAACTTAGTCATCTTTTTTCCCTCCTCAAAGTCACAAACTGTTGTTCAACTGCTAATATATACTATACACTGTAATAGCAAATAAAACAATCCCTATTATAGTTGGAAAAATAGGTTTTTTTACACTTTTTTATTGTCTTATATATTATTTTCTCATTATAACTTTGTTTTTTAAATTTGACATTTTAATATTACTCCGTTGTATTTATGAAGGTATTTCTAAAATAATGTAGAATTTAGAAAGAGTATTGCATTAAAACAAGATTTGTTCTAATCTATGAACCAGGAGAGAAGCTAACTTGGAAATTAACCTTTTTGTTTTTATTTTACACTCCATACCCGACTCGCTAGGGATAACGTTTTTTACTTTAGTTTGAATACTCGTACTTAAAATCACTAAAGGAGCCAGCTACACTTATTAAGGCAGGGATAGGGATGAGTTGGGAAAAAAATAGGTTAAAAAAAGTTCAAGAAATAATAATGGTAACTAAATTTTTCACATTAATATTTGTTTCGATGGCCATAATTAACTACATTGAGCCCCATGCAATTTGGGGGCAATTTGATAATAATATTTTCATAGTTTTAATTATCTTAAATATAATTTTTTTATTAGCCATCATCTATTTTGATCGTACTTTTTTGAAGAATAATCAAAAAATACCCAAGCACAGTTTAATCCTTAGTATTGGCTTTTTTCTATTAGTAACTTTTATAATCAACATGAAAGAACAGGCAGATACCCTTATTATGATCCTTTACATACTACCTTTACTTACAATTTCAATAACCCACGGACTTTTTTACGCACTTTCTTTTGCTGGATTAATTAGTATAAATGTACTATTCTTTAATTATGATTTTTTGAATGGACAAGATGTTTTTGATATTTATATTATTTTTATTGGAATTTTGTTTTTGACCGCCTGGTTAGCAGGCAGTTTTACTGACCTGGAAAGAAAAGCCAGAGATGACCTAATAAATTTGAACAAAGCTTTAGAAGAAAGCGAAAAAAAATACAACATTCTTTTTAATGGAACTTCTGATGTAGCTGTTCTATGCCAAGTCGAAGAAAATTTTAAAGTTAAAATTCTCAAGGCAAACCACTATTTTATCAATTCATTTAATCTAAAAAGCAACGAGATCCACGGCAAATATCTTAATGAAATTTTAAGCCAAGATATAATAAACAACTGGACGCAAAAAGCATTTGAAGCCTTAAAGGGAGGTAAAGAGATACGTTTTGAATGCTTTCACTTAGATAAGTACTATGATACTAAATTTATTCCGATTGTAAATAACAACAAAACGACCCATTTAATTATTACAGCCTCTGACATCACTCACAAAAAAGAAATGGAAAATTATCGCATAGAACTGGAAAAAATGGAGTCTATAGGTCTATTAGCTGGGGGAATAGCCCATGATTTCAACAACCTACTCATGGTTGCCATAGGTAATATTTCTTTAGTAAAAGAAAAACTAAACATATCTGATCAAAAAGATAATTACATATTTGAGTTATTAGAAAAAGCAGAAAATAGCCTGGACAAATCAAAAAGTTTGACCCAACAATTATTAACTTTTGCAAAAGGGGATTCCCCTGTAAAGAAAGCCATCTCTATTAAAGATTTATTAAATGAAGCTTGTAGCCTTGTTCTAGCAGGCTCTAATGTAAATTGTGAATTAATAACAGAAGATGATTTGCGCCCAATAAAAGCAGATGAAGGCCAAATCTATCAGGTCATTAATAACATTATGATTAATGCTAAACAAGCTATGCCAGAAGGTGGAACAATAAAAATAGAAGCAGAAAATATAACAATCAACAATGATGAAAATTCACTTCCATTAGATAGTGGTGATTATGTAAAAATATCCATTAAAGACGATGGTATTGGAATACCCAGAGAATATCTTGACAAAATATTCGATCCTTATTTTACTACAAAAAATGAAGGCAGTGGCTTGGGACTAGCTTCCTGTCACTCAATAATACTAAAACATGGTGGCTACATCACAGTTGATTCCAAACCAGGTATTGGTACAACTTTTAATATTTATCTAAAAGCTGCATCATTTGAAGAATTAGAAAAGAATGCCAAAACACAAACAGACTCTCTCGATCTAAATGGAAATGCCAGTATTCTTATCATGGACGATGAAGCTATGATAAGAGAAACACTCTATGAAACTTTTAGCAGATATGGTTACGATGTTGCCTGCGCAAAGGATGGTGAAGAAGCATTAGATATAGCTAGAAATAGAGATCAAACATTTGATATTGCGTTTTTGGATTTGACAATTCCTGGGGGAAAGGGAGGAAAAGAAACAATAAAAGAATTAAAAGATATTAATTCAGAAGTTAAAGCTTATATAATGAGCGGTTACAGCGAAAGCCACGTAATGTCTAATTATTATGATTATAATTTCGAAGGAGTAATAAAAAAACCTTTTAGAATAAGTGAAGTTAAGGAAATTTTAGACACCGAACAAAAATCAGAACAGGAAAAAGAAAAGGAAATAAAAAATTAATCAGTTAAACAGCCCGAAATCAATAATCCGGGCTGTTTAACTAAATTAACTCACAAACTTATACTTTTTTACTTTTTTCTTTATTACTTTGCAACTTTTTCTTTTTTATTAAAGGTTAGCTCCTTAGATTCTTTTTCTTCTAAATCTACTATATCTACATCTACAATTATTTCGTCCCCCGCTACTATTTCACCACTTAAAATTTTCTCTGATAAAGTATCCTCTAGATATTTCTGAATAACTCTTCTAAGTGGTCTTGCTCCATAAGCAGGATCATAGCCTTTTTCTGCTAATAATTCTTTTGCTTCTTTTGTTACCATTAGGTTAATATCAAATTCTTTCATCCTTCTATCCAGCTCTTGTAACATCAAATCAATAATTATCTTTAAATGCTCTCTTTCTAAAGAATGAAAAACAATTATCTCATCTAATCTGTTCAAAAATTCTGGTTTAAAAGTATTTTTCAAGACCTCAACCACTTGATTTTTCATGCTTTGGTAATTATTCTGCTTATTTTCTTCCTCAGTTGCAAATCCAAGTCCTTTAACACTTGACCCCTCATTAATCCTCTCTGCACCAACATTTGAAGTCATTATGATCACCGTATTCTTAAAATCAACAACTCTACCTTTAGAATCTGTTAATCTTCCATCTTCTAAAACTTGAAGCAATGTATTAAATACCTCTGGATGAGCTTTTTCTATTTCGTCAAACAAAATCACCGAATACGGGCGTCTCCTCACCTGTTCAGTTAATTGACCTCCATCATCATGTCCAATGTACCCCGGAGGTGAACCTACAAGCTTAGATGTCGTATGACGTTCCATATATTCAGACATATCTAACCTAATAATGGCGTTTTCGTCTGCAAAAAGTGCTTCTGCCAGCGCTTTTGCAAGTTCTGATTTCCCTACCCCGGTAGGTCCTAAGAATACAAAAGAACCAATCGGCCTTTTGGGGCTTTTTAGACCTGCTCTAGCTCTTCTAATAGCATTTGATACAGCTGTTACTGCTTCGTCCTGGCCAACGATACGTTTGTGTAGCGTTACTTCCATATCAAGAAGTTTGTCGCTTTCTTCTTTAGTTAATCTACTTACTGGTATACCAGTCCAGTCAGAAACCACATTTGCTATATCCTCACCACCTACCTGAAGAGGTTTGTCTAAATTCTTCTGCTGTTGTTCAATCATATTCATTTCCTCATCTCTTAATTCGGCTGCTTTTTCATAATCCTGATGATTTACAGCTACTCTTTTCTCATCTCTAATATGATCTAATTTGGTTTCTAATTCTTTTTCTGAATTCGAAGAATCAAAGGAATATAATTTTACTCCAGCTGCTGCTTCATCAATTAAATCAATAGCTTTATCAGGCAAAAATCTACTGGTTATATATCTATCAGAAAGTTTAACCGCATTTTCTAATGCTTCATCTGTAATTTCTACTTCATGGTGAGCCTCATATCTATCTCTTAGACCTTTTAACACTTCTAACGTTTCATAATTAGTAGGCTCGTCTATCTTTATCGGTTGAAAACGTCTTTCAAGGGCCGAATCTCTTTCGATATTCTTCCTGTATTCATCCAGAGTAGTTGCACCAATGCACTGAAGCTCTCCCCTGGCCAAAGCTGGTTTTAGAATATTTGAAGCATCAATTGCTCCTTCTGCACCACCAGCACCAATAACAGTGTGAAGCTCATCGATGAAAAGTATTATATTCTTATTACTAACCACTTCATCAACTATACCTTTTAATCTTTCTTCAAATTCACCACGATATTTAGTTCCCGCAACTATTGATGCTAATTGCAAACTTACAATTCTTTTACCTTCCAATATCTGCGGTATATCACCTTCAACTATTTTTCTGGCAATACCTTCTGCTATTGCCGTCTTTCCAACTCCAGGCTCTCCAACTATACAAGGATTATTTTTTGTCCTTCTAGATAGGACCTGGATCACTCTTTCTATTTCTTTTTCCCTTCCAATAATTGGATCTAATTTGTCTTCCATAGCTAATTTCGTAAGATCAGTCCCAAATGAATCTAAAACTGACTGTTTTTCAGAATTTGGATTTTGTTTCATAAATTTTTCACCACCAAATTTATTAAATTTCCCCTCTTTAATATCAAAGTTTTTCTCTTGATATTCATCTGCTTCTCTTTCATCAAATCCGCTCAAAATCTTTAAAACTTCCTCTCTCGCACTCTCTAGACTTACATTCATCTTACCAAGTATCTCAGAGGCCACACCCTCGTCAGCTTTGTCTTTTTCTGCTAACTCGCCTTCCATTATTAACCCTAATAACAGATGCTCAGTACCTACATAATTGTGACCCATCTTCTTTGCTCCCTCTAAGGCAAGCTCAATTACTGTTTTTACGCCTGTTGTATATGGGAAGTACCCCTGTTTTTCTCCTTCATCATAATCTTTAATCTTGTTAAAATCTTCTATAATCTCTCCTCTTACATTTTCTATATATACACCAAGGTTATTTAATGCTATCGCTCCAACCCCGTCACTTTCACGTAAAAGCCCTAACAATACATGCTCTGTTCCTATATAATCATTGTTTAATGATTTGGCCTCTTCAAGGGATAAAGTCATTACTCTTTGCGCTTTTTTAGTAAACCTTTTACTCATTTTTACCACCCCATTTTTTAATTTTCCCTATTAACTCCAGCTGTTTTGACCTTCTTTGACTATTTAAATAAATTATACCCTATTAACGTATAAAAGTAAAGATAAGAATTTAAGAATTACATTAAATTTCCTTCCATATGCTTAGTTTTACTTCAACATTCCATGTTTTTTGATATTATTAGTTATTATTATTGGTTGGGTCAATTTTCATAAAATTTTTAATAGAATCTCAATTGGGTCAATGCCAATGTTAAGAGTCAATTGTTTTACCCAGATTGTCAGAATTAAATAGATATCAAATAGATTTCCCAAAACTTCCTAAAGCCTTTTTCGCACGGCATTGTTTTAGCCGTTAATATTTTAGCAACGCTTTGACATCATTGCGGTTCATTGTTTTGTTTGACATTGGCCTGTGTCCAATGCTAAAATATACAAACAATCGGTATCTTAAATTACGTAATCAGGGGGGAGCTTAATAATGAAAACAGATAGAATATTAAATAGTAAATTATATAAGAAAGTCATATCTGCAGACCAGGCTGCAAACATTATAGAAAACAACATGACTGTTGCAACTAGCGGATTTACCCTTTCTGGCTATCCAACAGAAGTGCCCCTGGCTATCGCCAGAAAAGCAGAAAAAGAAAAAAACTTTAAAATCAATTTGTACACGGGAGCCTCGGTAGGTGAAGAGCTAGACAAAGCTTTGGCTGATAACAACGCAATAAACAAAAGGCTTCCTTATCAGACTAATAACAAAACAAGGGATATGATCAACGACCAGCGCATAAATTACATCGATCTACATTTGAGCCATTTCCCCCAGGAGTTACGTTATGGATTTTATGGCAAAATTGATGTGGCAATAATAGAAGCAGCATCAATTACTAAAGAAGGTAACATTGTACCAACAACATCAGTTGGCGCAAGTCCAACTTTTTGTGACCTAGCAGACAGTATTATAGTAGAAATTAACGATAATAAGCCAATTGAATTGTCAGGGATGCATGATATCTATACACCATTAGACCCACCAAACAGAGAACCAATTCCTTTAACAAGTCCAGAAGATAGAATAGGTACCCCCTACATCAAAGTAGATCCTGACAAAATAAAAGGCATTGTTTTAACCAATAGACGAAAAAACATTTCAAAA
The Natranaerofaba carboxydovora genome window above contains:
- a CDS encoding aminotransferase is translated as MNDKNWLDKDKNLIWHSMFRYGSGKEPLLVKKAEGINIIDEKDNHYVDGLSGLWCVNIGYGREEMARCTYDQMVEMSYTALTNSHLPAVELADKLNKWLDDEYVFYFSNSGSEANETAFKLARQYHHQNDNPGRYKFISRYRAYHGSSFASLAATGQSHRKYKYEPLAPGFLHIPPPDCYRCPFNKEKANCELECVSALEQTIIYENKNTIAGVIMEPVITGGGILVTRDDYFKKVEEICNAHGVLFIVDEVICGFGRMGNRFGYMQYNVSPDIITMAKGITSAYLPLSVTAVKRSIFDKFKEPGDYEHFRHVNTYGGHPAACKVAVKNMEIIEEENLIDNTKKMGNILEKKLQILLNNKNVGDIRCKGLLAGIEMVEDKKTKKPLKEEKVGQIIAECKDKGLIIGKNSDTIAEYNNILTLAPPLIISEKDIDFIVDILRNVISSHFPS
- a CDS encoding phosphotransacetylase family protein; the encoded protein is MKKLYVMGASGSGKTTVSLGLAMHLCSKGYKVKYFKPIGYSPWPTQKEDEDGLLLKDVLQTSCDLSSIVPVNVGPMYLSGRENKEDYRKAVFEAFDRIKNEDDADVLIVGGSTSPYILASQGLDCISLASEFEASVLLTSVLKDDFSFDQTFFFNKHLEALDIPVLGNIFNNTPLATYEKTKGIHKVKMEEEGYNVLGIIPAMSELTSPTVNECLDVLGGELLVGKDNLDKRVEDIVVGTMTIESGLKYLRRSTNKALIIGGDRSDLALTALETSTSVLILTGGLYPNVKVLSQAEEKNVPVILVHYDTYTTVEKLHDVSTRIKPGNKESMELARDNIKTYCDLDILWDYLGEN
- a CDS encoding hybrid sensor histidine kinase/response regulator, producing the protein MSWEKNRLKKVQEIIMVTKFFTLIFVSMAIINYIEPHAIWGQFDNNIFIVLIILNIIFLLAIIYFDRTFLKNNQKIPKHSLILSIGFFLLVTFIINMKEQADTLIMILYILPLLTISITHGLFYALSFAGLISINVLFFNYDFLNGQDVFDIYIIFIGILFLTAWLAGSFTDLERKARDDLINLNKALEESEKKYNILFNGTSDVAVLCQVEENFKVKILKANHYFINSFNLKSNEIHGKYLNEILSQDIINNWTQKAFEALKGGKEIRFECFHLDKYYDTKFIPIVNNNKTTHLIITASDITHKKEMENYRIELEKMESIGLLAGGIAHDFNNLLMVAIGNISLVKEKLNISDQKDNYIFELLEKAENSLDKSKSLTQQLLTFAKGDSPVKKAISIKDLLNEACSLVLAGSNVNCELITEDDLRPIKADEGQIYQVINNIMINAKQAMPEGGTIKIEAENITINNDENSLPLDSGDYVKISIKDDGIGIPREYLDKIFDPYFTTKNEGSGLGLASCHSIILKHGGYITVDSKPGIGTTFNIYLKAASFEELEKNAKTQTDSLDLNGNASILIMDDEAMIRETLYETFSRYGYDVACAKDGEEALDIARNRDQTFDIAFLDLTIPGGKGGKETIKELKDINSEVKAYIMSGYSESHVMSNYYDYNFEGVIKKPFRISEVKEILDTEQKSEQEKEKEIKN
- a CDS encoding ATP-dependent Clp protease ATP-binding subunit, with protein sequence MSKRFTKKAQRVMTLSLEEAKSLNNDYIGTEHVLLGLLRESDGVGAIALNNLGVYIENVRGEIIEDFNKIKDYDEGEKQGYFPYTTGVKTVIELALEGAKKMGHNYVGTEHLLLGLIMEGELAEKDKADEGVASEILGKMNVSLESAREEVLKILSGFDEREADEYQEKNFDIKEGKFNKFGGEKFMKQNPNSEKQSVLDSFGTDLTKLAMEDKLDPIIGREKEIERVIQVLSRRTKNNPCIVGEPGVGKTAIAEGIARKIVEGDIPQILEGKRIVSLQLASIVAGTKYRGEFEERLKGIVDEVVSNKNIILFIDELHTVIGAGGAEGAIDASNILKPALARGELQCIGATTLDEYRKNIERDSALERRFQPIKIDEPTNYETLEVLKGLRDRYEAHHEVEITDEALENAVKLSDRYITSRFLPDKAIDLIDEAAAGVKLYSFDSSNSEKELETKLDHIRDEKRVAVNHQDYEKAAELRDEEMNMIEQQQKNLDKPLQVGGEDIANVVSDWTGIPVSRLTKEESDKLLDMEVTLHKRIVGQDEAVTAVSNAIRRARAGLKSPKRPIGSFVFLGPTGVGKSELAKALAEALFADENAIIRLDMSEYMERHTTSKLVGSPPGYIGHDDGGQLTEQVRRRPYSVILFDEIEKAHPEVFNTLLQVLEDGRLTDSKGRVVDFKNTVIIMTSNVGAERINEGSSVKGLGFATEEENKQNNYQSMKNQVVEVLKNTFKPEFLNRLDEIIVFHSLEREHLKIIIDLMLQELDRRMKEFDINLMVTKEAKELLAEKGYDPAYGARPLRRVIQKYLEDTLSEKILSGEIVAGDEIIVDVDIVDLEEKESKELTFNKKEKVAK
- the acs gene encoding acetate--CoA ligase alpha subunit, coding for MELLKDFFKPNSVAVVGASDKEGKIGNIVLKNIMDYGFEGDVYPVNPGKQEILGLKSYSSLKEIETPPELAIIVVASNAVNLVAKEAVECGVKYLIVITAGFKEVGKEGKEREKEFIQITKETDIKVLGPNCLGIMDTHTPINASFAGDFPSKGNVAFISQSGALLVFILDWSLNVNIGFSRFVSLGNKSDLNEADFILSMAEDDNTSVVLCYLEDVVEGEAFIDAVKKTSKKKPVIILKSGASESGAQAASSHTGAMAGNDMSYDVAFRQSGALRAHSLEELFDLAEAFSKHNLPKGDSVAVITNSGGPAIITTDWIEKEGLKMAKFSKDTTDKLQEGLPSEAGIYNPVDVLGDATYDRFEFAIDTILQDEGVDNLIVLLGPSELARPSKLSQLLVEKQQIYKNKPIFASFMGGDFFVEAERILNEGDIPCYTFPEKAVKAIGAMVSYASYKKKECKDKPLCYSDVKKDIVKANLYDAFKENRRVLLSSEAFSIVDAYGIPAAPIKLARSSKEAVEIAEEMGYPVVLKVASPSIQHKTDFGGIKVGLESAEEVEKGFIDILDRVQKYFPDLALHGVDVQKMAPEGNEVIVGMSKDLIFGPLIAFGLGGIYVNLIEDVSFRLSKGLSDDEIWDMILETKAYKMLRGFRGSSPSDISAVKDVIGRLAVLCEDFTEITEVDLNPVFVYEEGVLAVDVKITVEWDD